The following proteins come from a genomic window of Gemmatimonas sp.:
- a CDS encoding phospholipase D-like domain-containing protein, with translation MWKRLAPRTRRQQQVVRLLAVAFFFVPLVFALAQTWHRFADTFGTTDIRVLRPIGLDSVPAVDSPRFRTALAAFTQTTMEPGHHVDLLVDGPATMARLDEDLRAATQSIAVQNYYCEPGEVTEWLKTRLAERARAGVAVYFLRDGFGCNALTSGWMDSLRAAGAAVATLRPVRWWAMHESMHRSHVRIVAIDGRVGYVGGFGFADKWISRNGEPSWRETAVRFTGPAVSQLVGAFAIGWANATGDLLTGEFPADAPADAVDSGAVAGVMFTQRAFGTSVPERFLALALAGARRRVYITNSYFVPNRGLRGWLVAAARRGVDVRVLVPSRKTDIPFSHWAARSTYSELLAGGVRIYEYRPAMMHAKTILIDESFVSVGSLNLDNLSLRINDEAVLQVQDHALADDMADQFTRDLAQSVEVTPTLLSSRGLFERGMTLLARLMRNLM, from the coding sequence ATGTGGAAGCGGCTGGCACCCCGAACGCGACGGCAGCAGCAGGTGGTACGCCTGCTCGCCGTCGCGTTCTTTTTCGTGCCGCTCGTGTTCGCGCTCGCGCAAACGTGGCATCGCTTCGCCGACACCTTCGGCACCACCGACATTCGCGTGCTGCGGCCGATCGGCCTCGACAGCGTACCCGCCGTGGACTCGCCACGCTTCCGCACGGCGCTCGCCGCGTTCACGCAGACAACCATGGAGCCCGGCCATCATGTCGACCTGCTGGTGGACGGCCCGGCGACCATGGCGCGTCTCGATGAGGACCTGCGCGCGGCGACCCAGTCCATTGCGGTCCAGAACTACTACTGCGAACCCGGTGAGGTCACGGAGTGGCTCAAGACCCGGCTTGCCGAACGGGCCCGTGCCGGAGTCGCCGTGTACTTCCTGCGCGATGGGTTCGGCTGCAATGCCCTCACCAGCGGGTGGATGGACAGTCTGCGCGCAGCGGGCGCCGCCGTCGCCACGCTGCGCCCCGTGCGCTGGTGGGCCATGCACGAGTCCATGCATCGGTCACACGTGCGCATCGTGGCGATCGACGGACGCGTAGGCTACGTGGGCGGTTTCGGCTTTGCCGACAAGTGGATCTCCCGCAACGGTGAACCGTCGTGGCGGGAGACCGCCGTCCGCTTCACGGGGCCGGCGGTGTCACAGCTGGTCGGGGCATTCGCCATCGGCTGGGCCAATGCCACCGGTGATCTGCTCACCGGGGAGTTTCCTGCCGATGCGCCGGCTGACGCCGTGGACTCGGGCGCGGTAGCTGGAGTCATGTTCACACAGCGGGCGTTCGGTACATCCGTGCCGGAGCGCTTCCTGGCCCTCGCGCTCGCCGGGGCGCGCCGCCGCGTGTACATCACCAACTCCTATTTCGTGCCCAACCGCGGCCTGCGGGGGTGGCTCGTCGCCGCGGCGCGGCGCGGTGTGGATGTGCGCGTGCTCGTACCCAGCCGGAAGACCGATATTCCGTTCTCCCATTGGGCCGCGCGCAGCACCTATTCCGAACTGCTCGCCGGCGGCGTGCGCATCTACGAGTATCGCCCGGCCATGATGCATGCGAAGACGATCCTGATCGACGAGAGCTTCGTGTCGGTGGGGAGCCTCAACCTCGACAACCTGTCGCTGCGCATCAATGACGAGGCCGTGCTGCAGGTGCAGGACCACGCGCTGGCCGACGACATGGCCGACCAGTTCACGCGTGATCTGGCGCAATCGGTTGAGGTCACGCCCACGCTGCTGTCGAGTCGCGGACTCTTTGAACGTGGCATGACGCTGCTGGCCCGGCTCATGCGCAATCTCATGTAG
- a CDS encoding endonuclease/exonuclease/phosphatase family protein: MLFTFRTRTALLVSLSALGIAGGTALHVIPEVPAGLACVADSSRRVTWVHGPVTDREELDRWCAGVGPAVVQRYEAPVGQRPTSAHELTVVSWNTNVGGGDLHGFIRALRAGRFTDGDSVEHFVLLLQEVYRTGHDVPRGAAMRPRRIAPRPAHGWRAAVVEVARDHGLHLFYVPSMANGWAHADGAREDRGNAIISTLPLDDHLAIELPFEGQRRVAASATVRSTTPDGRPLPLRVVSVHLDNRSIVSRFQRSFGSGRARQAEALTAALSRDSNALPTVVAGDLNTWAPSSWERAVAVLRAHFPHGNATNGPTYAGRPMGVGRTLDHMLFRLPVAEAQERAPSGPSASTPLPPPSAQTPVFERPVSRRLDDAHGSDHYPLLTRLTLADAR; this comes from the coding sequence GTGCTCTTCACCTTCCGCACCCGAACCGCTCTGCTCGTGTCGCTCTCCGCGCTCGGTATTGCTGGTGGCACCGCCCTGCACGTGATCCCCGAGGTGCCCGCGGGGCTGGCCTGTGTGGCAGACAGTTCCCGACGCGTCACGTGGGTACATGGTCCGGTCACTGACCGGGAGGAGCTCGACCGCTGGTGCGCCGGAGTCGGCCCGGCGGTGGTGCAGCGGTACGAGGCGCCTGTCGGTCAGCGTCCCACGTCGGCCCACGAGCTCACGGTGGTGAGCTGGAACACCAATGTGGGCGGGGGCGATCTGCACGGCTTCATCCGCGCTCTGCGTGCGGGACGCTTCACAGATGGCGACAGCGTCGAGCACTTCGTACTGCTGCTGCAGGAGGTGTATCGGACCGGGCACGACGTGCCGCGCGGGGCGGCCATGCGGCCACGCCGGATTGCGCCACGGCCAGCGCATGGCTGGCGTGCGGCGGTCGTCGAAGTGGCGCGGGACCATGGCCTGCACCTGTTCTATGTCCCGTCCATGGCGAATGGCTGGGCGCATGCGGACGGCGCTCGCGAGGACCGCGGCAACGCCATCATATCCACGCTGCCGCTCGACGATCACCTGGCCATCGAACTGCCGTTCGAGGGGCAGCGCCGTGTGGCCGCGAGCGCGACCGTGCGGTCCACCACGCCCGATGGACGGCCGCTGCCCCTGCGCGTCGTGAGCGTGCACCTCGACAATCGGTCGATCGTGTCCCGATTTCAACGCAGCTTCGGCAGCGGCCGGGCGCGACAAGCCGAGGCGCTCACGGCGGCGCTGTCGCGGGACTCGAACGCGCTGCCAACCGTGGTTGCTGGTGACCTCAATACCTGGGCCCCGTCGTCGTGGGAACGTGCGGTCGCCGTGCTGCGCGCGCACTTCCCGCACGGCAATGCCACCAACGGCCCCACGTACGCCGGTCGCCCAATGGGTGTGGGGCGCACCCTCGACCACATGCTGTTCCGCCTGCCCGTGGCCGAGGCGCAGGAGCGCGCCCCATCCGGTCCGTCAGCCTCCACGCCGTTGCCGCCACCGTCCGCCCAGACGCCGGTGTTCGAACGACCCGTGTCGCGGCGGCTCGACGATGCGCACGGATCCGACCACTACCCGCTGCTGACCCGTCTCACCCTCGCCGACGCGCGCTGA
- the ruvA gene encoding Holliday junction branch migration protein RuvA: MIALVTGTLVTRELDRVEIMTAGGVGYECLIPLSVFEGLPASGQQVTLHTHLSVREDAWHLYGFAHPYERAVFQKLLGAKGVGPALALGILSALTPERVVRALREKDVTTLMRVPRVGRKKAEQIILDLADKIEVVGSGPASGGAPPGNPVADDATRALVALGYNQPDAERAVRAVMESGAADDVSTVVRGALGKLTGK; this comes from the coding sequence ATGATCGCACTGGTCACCGGCACGCTGGTCACCCGAGAACTCGACCGCGTGGAGATCATGACGGCGGGGGGCGTGGGCTACGAATGCCTCATTCCGCTGTCGGTATTCGAGGGGCTGCCCGCCTCGGGACAGCAGGTGACGCTGCACACGCATCTCTCGGTGCGCGAGGATGCCTGGCACCTCTACGGATTTGCGCATCCCTACGAGCGTGCAGTCTTCCAGAAGCTGCTCGGTGCCAAGGGGGTTGGCCCCGCTCTCGCGCTCGGCATTCTGTCGGCGCTCACCCCCGAACGCGTCGTGCGGGCGCTGCGGGAGAAGGACGTCACCACACTCATGCGGGTCCCCCGCGTGGGGCGCAAGAAGGCGGAGCAGATCATTCTCGATCTTGCCGACAAGATCGAGGTGGTAGGTAGCGGACCCGCATCGGGTGGGGCCCCCCCCGGCAATCCCGTGGCCGACGACGCCACGCGCGCGCTGGTGGCGCTCGGCTACAATCAGCCAGACGCCGAGCGTGCGGTTCGGGCGGTCATGGAGAGCGGCGCCGCCGACGACGTGAGCACCGTGGTGCGGGGCGCGCTGGGCAAGTTGACGGGGAAGTGA
- the ruvC gene encoding crossover junction endodeoxyribonuclease RuvC: MKLVLGIDPGTAVTGYGVVSLEGRSTALVECGVIRTNARDPLPQRLHEVHEGVRELITRHRPDTLAIEDVFYSKNVRTTVVLGHARGVILLAAQQAALTIHEYPPAAIKKAVTGRGSASKEQVQFMVGRLLRLKQPPQPADAADGVAAALCACLSVTLPSLPPLNLPSLASVRAAARTHTTRRSSESRA, translated from the coding sequence ATGAAGCTCGTGCTCGGCATCGACCCGGGCACGGCCGTTACGGGGTATGGCGTGGTGTCGCTCGAGGGACGCAGCACGGCCCTCGTGGAGTGTGGCGTGATTCGCACCAATGCGCGTGACCCGCTCCCCCAGCGATTGCACGAGGTGCATGAGGGAGTGCGGGAACTCATCACCCGGCACCGCCCCGATACGCTGGCCATCGAAGACGTGTTCTACTCCAAGAACGTGCGCACCACCGTGGTGCTCGGGCATGCGCGGGGCGTCATTCTGCTCGCGGCGCAACAGGCGGCCCTCACGATTCACGAGTATCCGCCCGCGGCGATCAAGAAGGCTGTGACCGGGCGGGGGAGCGCCAGCAAGGAGCAGGTGCAGTTCATGGTCGGCCGGCTGTTGCGGCTCAAGCAGCCACCACAGCCAGCCGATGCGGCCGACGGGGTGGCTGCCGCGCTCTGCGCCTGTCTGTCGGTCACGTTGCCCTCGCTGCCGCCGCTCAACCTGCCGTCTCTCGCTTCGGTTCGCGCGGCCGCGCGCACGCATACCACTCGCCGTTCCTCGGAGTCTCGCGCATGA
- a CDS encoding YebC/PmpR family DNA-binding transcriptional regulator, with protein sequence MAGHSKWKTIKRAKAATDKKRSSLFTRHIREITMAAKLGGGDPGGNPRLRTAIDNAKAVSMPKDNIERAIKKGTGELEGVDYTEVLYEAYGPGGVAIMIQAVTDNPTRTVADVRHKLSRNGGNMGTSNSVAFMFDRKGQMTVPADGVNEDALIEVALDAGADDVANDGELFVVTTDPASLHAVKEGLESQKYKVEDAELAWVPKNTVKVEGENAAALLKLLEALEELDDVQKVDANFEMDESAMAGA encoded by the coding sequence ATGGCAGGCCACAGCAAATGGAAGACGATCAAGCGCGCGAAGGCGGCGACCGACAAGAAGCGCAGCTCGCTCTTCACGCGACACATCCGCGAAATCACCATGGCCGCCAAGCTCGGTGGTGGTGACCCTGGCGGAAACCCGCGCCTGCGCACCGCCATTGACAACGCCAAGGCGGTGTCGATGCCCAAGGACAACATCGAGCGGGCCATCAAGAAGGGAACGGGCGAGCTCGAGGGTGTCGACTACACCGAGGTGCTCTACGAGGCGTACGGCCCGGGCGGGGTGGCCATCATGATTCAGGCCGTCACCGACAACCCCACGCGTACGGTGGCCGATGTCCGCCACAAGCTCTCGCGCAATGGCGGCAACATGGGCACGAGCAACTCGGTGGCGTTCATGTTCGACCGCAAGGGCCAGATGACGGTGCCAGCCGATGGCGTCAACGAGGACGCGCTCATCGAAGTCGCCCTCGACGCCGGTGCCGATGACGTCGCGAACGACGGTGAGCTCTTCGTCGTCACCACCGACCCCGCGTCACTGCACGCCGTGAAGGAAGGGCTCGAGTCCCAGAAGTACAAGGTCGAAGACGCCGAGCTCGCCTGGGTGCCCAAGAACACCGTCAAGGTGGAAGGGGAGAATGCGGCGGCGCTGCTCAAGCTGCTGGAGGCGCTCGAAGAACTCGACGACGTGCAGAAGGTCGACGCCAACTTCGAGATGGACGAAAGCGCCATGGCCGGCGCGTAA
- a CDS encoding DnaB-like helicase C-terminal domain-containing protein: MTGDHDISPLTRIVARVDRTGEGQVDPELVPTNFPSIDRLFGGGFRRGDLVVLGGDDSAGSSALALAVALRSASRALIVSSEMRPERIYERALAMSARVSVERMRLGAVDEAERARLAAAALSLRDQAPVVETLLDGGIAAIERAVEATPGAALVIIDTLEGTLLRDHGLADALGFAVLALKRLALSRHIAVLVTAHLPALDRSRADRRPRLADFGLGGAVGTHADVVLGLFREEMYEFDRGVSGAAELLVLKNRGGARNYVDLYFDARFGRFEDVAE, translated from the coding sequence ATGACGGGCGACCACGACATCTCGCCGCTCACCCGCATTGTGGCGCGCGTCGATCGGACCGGTGAGGGACAGGTGGATCCGGAACTTGTGCCGACGAACTTCCCCTCCATCGATCGCCTGTTCGGCGGCGGGTTCCGGCGCGGCGACCTGGTCGTGCTTGGGGGGGACGACAGTGCGGGGTCGTCGGCGCTCGCCCTGGCGGTGGCGCTGCGGAGTGCCTCGCGGGCCCTCATCGTCTCCAGCGAGATGCGGCCGGAGCGCATCTACGAGCGGGCCCTCGCCATGTCCGCACGGGTCTCCGTGGAGCGCATGCGGCTCGGCGCCGTCGATGAGGCCGAGCGGGCCCGCCTGGCAGCGGCCGCCCTGTCGCTGCGTGACCAGGCCCCGGTGGTGGAAACGCTGCTCGATGGCGGAATCGCCGCCATCGAACGCGCGGTGGAGGCCACCCCCGGCGCCGCCCTGGTCATCATCGACACGCTCGAAGGCACCCTGCTGCGCGACCACGGGCTGGCGGACGCGTTGGGTTTCGCGGTACTCGCACTCAAGCGGCTGGCGCTCTCGCGCCATATTGCCGTGCTGGTCACCGCGCACCTGCCCGCGCTTGATCGGTCCCGGGCCGACAGGCGCCCGCGCTTGGCCGATTTCGGTCTCGGCGGTGCCGTGGGCACGCACGCGGACGTCGTTCTGGGGCTCTTTCGCGAGGAGATGTACGAATTCGACCGCGGGGTGTCGGGGGCGGCGGAGCTGCTCGTACTCAAGAATCGTGGCGGCGCGCGCAACTACGTGGATCTGTATTTCGATGCCCGCTTCGGCCGTTTCGAAGACGTGGCCGAGTAG
- a CDS encoding response regulator: MAPSAKTILWVDDEAELLEPHRLLLGDKGYVVQTATNADDALELLRRHPYDLVLLDEQMPGTRGLDAYRDIRELAPALPVVMVTKSEEDATLKEAIGANIRDYLVKPVTPRQVLSVITKILDGPLIRSQAMARAFVERFRAIESERYANLDWRGWIERFAELMQWDVDLADAGELGLHESLRGLYPDMHRAFAEFMRTEYPRWLRELEGDRPPLSVDVVTEFVLPVLQRDRKVIFVVIDCLRLDQWRALEPLLAPLFDVETTHYYSILPTATPYARNALFSGLFPGEIAARFPDWWGERDDETLNAHEKDLLVAHLDELQVAAAVRYQKLTTATDSDDLERHLPAAIAGDGVHAFVFNFVDMLTHGRSESMILYEVARDEIALRALTRQWFERSALFTLLKEASRRHVSVVVTSDHGALHCNTPATVFAKRDATANLRYKFGEDLRAERSEQALLFANPDDLRLPHRGPGTNTLMAAGDTFFVYPTKLREYQGRYRGSFLHGGVTPEECILPVSLLTPKR; encoded by the coding sequence ATGGCGCCATCGGCAAAGACCATCCTCTGGGTGGACGACGAAGCGGAATTGCTCGAACCCCATCGCCTGCTTCTGGGCGACAAGGGGTACGTGGTGCAAACCGCGACCAACGCCGACGACGCCCTCGAACTGCTGCGCCGGCACCCGTACGACTTGGTGCTGCTCGACGAGCAGATGCCGGGCACGCGCGGCCTGGACGCCTATCGCGACATCCGCGAGTTGGCGCCCGCCCTGCCCGTGGTCATGGTCACGAAGAGCGAGGAAGACGCCACCCTCAAGGAGGCCATCGGCGCCAACATCCGCGACTATCTCGTGAAGCCGGTGACGCCGCGTCAGGTGCTGTCGGTCATCACGAAGATCCTCGACGGCCCCCTCATCCGTTCGCAGGCCATGGCGCGTGCGTTCGTCGAGCGCTTCCGGGCCATCGAATCGGAGCGCTACGCCAATCTCGACTGGCGTGGCTGGATCGAGCGCTTTGCGGAGCTCATGCAGTGGGACGTGGATCTCGCCGATGCCGGCGAACTGGGGCTGCACGAGTCCCTGCGGGGCCTCTATCCCGACATGCACCGCGCGTTCGCGGAGTTCATGCGCACGGAGTATCCGCGCTGGCTCCGAGAGCTGGAGGGCGATCGGCCGCCACTGTCCGTCGATGTCGTCACCGAGTTCGTGCTGCCGGTGCTGCAGCGCGATCGCAAGGTGATCTTCGTCGTGATCGATTGCCTGCGGCTGGATCAGTGGCGTGCGCTGGAGCCGTTGCTGGCCCCGCTGTTCGACGTGGAAACGACGCACTACTACTCCATCCTGCCCACCGCCACGCCGTACGCGCGCAATGCGCTGTTCAGTGGCCTGTTTCCCGGGGAAATCGCGGCGCGCTTTCCCGACTGGTGGGGGGAGCGGGATGACGAAACGCTCAACGCCCACGAAAAGGACCTGCTCGTGGCGCATCTCGATGAGTTGCAGGTGGCCGCCGCGGTGCGCTACCAGAAGCTCACCACGGCCACCGACTCCGACGACCTGGAGCGCCACTTGCCGGCGGCCATCGCCGGCGATGGCGTGCATGCCTTCGTGTTCAACTTCGTGGACATGCTGACGCACGGCCGCTCGGAGAGCATGATCCTGTACGAGGTGGCGCGCGACGAGATCGCCCTGCGCGCGCTCACGCGGCAGTGGTTCGAACGGTCGGCGCTGTTCACGCTGCTCAAGGAAGCCTCGCGTCGCCACGTGTCGGTGGTGGTCACCAGTGATCACGGGGCGCTGCACTGCAACACGCCGGCGACCGTCTTCGCCAAGCGTGATGCCACGGCGAATCTGCGCTACAAGTTCGGGGAGGATCTCCGCGCCGAGCGGTCGGAGCAGGCGCTGCTGTTCGCCAATCCCGACGACCTGCGTCTGCCGCATCGCGGTCCGGGCACCAACACGCTCATGGCGGCGGGGGACACCTTCTTCGTCTATCCGACCAAGCTGCGCGAGTATCAGGGGCGCTACCGCGGCTCCTTTCTGCACGGCGGGGTGACACCGGAGGAATGCATTCTCCCCGTGTCCCTGCTCACGCCCAAGCGCTGA